A portion of the Mesoplasma entomophilum genome contains these proteins:
- a CDS encoding DnaD family protein, producing MLIELLAKGLISKHKLLLENYKKISMNENQVMIVLLTMQFSDENKKMITPLKLSKFMNISIDTIEAELQDLVDKRLVKIKPKEIDFSQLFLKIVLLIENESIKKGETYFIQTIEKEIGWKFTIPQIEELKDILQTSISRQQVLDILYKHKINDYETFLKLIGKYSNKIEKSLKFNWLEN from the coding sequence ATGCTTATAGAATTATTAGCAAAAGGATTAATTTCAAAACATAAATTATTATTAGAAAACTATAAAAAGATTTCAATGAATGAAAATCAGGTGATGATAGTTTTATTAACAATGCAGTTTAGTGATGAAAATAAAAAAATGATTACACCTTTGAAATTATCTAAATTTATGAATATTTCTATTGATACAATTGAGGCTGAGTTACAAGATTTAGTTGATAAAAGACTTGTTAAGATCAAACCAAAAGAAATAGATTTTAGTCAATTATTTTTGAAAATAGTTTTACTAATTGAAAATGAATCAATTAAAAAAGGAGAAACATATTTTATTCAAACAATTGAAAAAGAAATTGGCTGAAAATTTACAATTCCTCAAATTGAAGAATTGAAAGATATTTTACAAACTTCTATATCACGACAACAAGTTTTAGACATTTTATATAAACATAAAATAAATGATTATGAGACATTCCTTAAACTAATTGGAAAATATTCAAACAAAATTGAGAAATCTCTGAAATTTAATTGATTAGAAAATTAA
- a CDS encoding Holliday junction resolvase RecU: MNPIKNQGMFLETLLNITHQKYIDNNDCVVSKIPTNILPISTKNNQITNAKFKNSINCDYIGVYKGIYFEFEAKETYKDYFDFHLIRKNQNEKMKLVTSNKGIAFLIIYFGSYEEFFLVSYLTLIAWVNKNKKTIPYEWFLDNAYQIYLDSEFKLNYLPKLNFLIN; this comes from the coding sequence ATGAATCCAATTAAAAATCAAGGAATGTTTCTTGAAACACTTTTAAATATTACACATCAAAAATATATTGACAATAACGATTGTGTTGTTTCAAAGATACCAACTAATATACTTCCAATTAGTACAAAAAATAATCAAATAACAAATGCGAAATTTAAAAATAGTATTAATTGTGATTACATTGGCGTTTATAAAGGCATTTACTTTGAGTTTGAAGCCAAAGAAACTTATAAAGATTATTTTGATTTTCATCTGATACGAAAAAATCAAAATGAAAAAATGAAGTTAGTTACAAGTAATAAAGGTATAGCTTTTTTAATAATTTACTTTGGTAGTTATGAAGAGTTCTTTTTAGTTAGCTATTTAACTTTAATTGCATGAGTTAATAAAAACAAAAAAACCATTCCATATGAATGATTTTTAGATAATGCATATCAAATTTACTTAGATAGTGAGTTTAAATTAAATTACTTGCCTAAACTTAATTTTCTAATCAATTAA
- a CDS encoding CinA family protein has translation METMKKLVDYLKTNNQTISTCESFTGGMFANEITNISGASKVYVGSFVSYQNSFKQSIVGINERIIKKYGVVSEECAIEMAQKTLELTNSDFSISFTGNAGPIAMEKKEVGLAYICVCSRTKYEVIKIYENNMSRKQFKENGLTVGVNLFLNFVK, from the coding sequence ATGGAAACAATGAAAAAACTTGTAGATTATTTAAAAACAAATAATCAAACTATTTCAACTTGTGAATCTTTCACAGGAGGAATGTTTGCTAATGAGATAACAAATATTTCAGGAGCTAGCAAAGTTTATGTAGGATCTTTTGTTAGTTACCAAAATTCATTTAAACAATCTATAGTTGGTATTAATGAACGAATTATTAAAAAATATGGTGTTGTGTCTGAAGAATGTGCGATTGAAATGGCACAAAAAACTTTAGAATTAACTAATTCAGATTTTTCAATTAGTTTTACAGGTAATGCTGGACCTATTGCAATGGAAAAAAAAGAAGTTGGATTAGCTTATATTTGTGTTTGTTCTAGAACAAAATATGAAGTCATTAAAATTTATGAAAATAACATGAGTAGAAAACAATTCAAAGAAAATGGTTTAACTGTAGGAGTAAATCTTTTTTTAAACTTTGTAAAATAA
- the recA gene encoding recombinase RecA, protein MNNTRTLEGASKAMSNKNDIWKNEALVSALKTIEKNYGKEALVVYNEGDDIDHDVISSGSFLIDQAIGIGGYPKGRVVEIFGPESSGKTTLALHAIAEAQKQQGIAAFIDAEHSLDLNYAKKIGVDINNLLVSQPSYGEEALDILETLVKSNSVNLVVVDSVAALVPKSELEGEMSDQSIGLQARMMSKALRKLNGAISKSKTTVIFINQLREKIGIMFGNPETTTGGRALKFFSTLRVEVRKGESLIENGVVVANKVKVKIVKNKVAAPFKQTLITIGYDKGIERTNEIIELATLYNILDKSGVWYSYEKEKIGQGKNAVKEWLSKNPEKAIKIETELKEYIEKA, encoded by the coding sequence ATGAATAATACAAGAACATTAGAAGGAGCTTCAAAAGCAATGAGTAATAAAAACGATATTTGAAAAAATGAAGCTCTAGTGTCAGCTTTAAAAACAATTGAAAAAAATTATGGTAAAGAAGCATTAGTAGTTTACAACGAAGGTGATGATATAGATCATGATGTAATTTCATCAGGTTCGTTTTTAATTGATCAAGCAATTGGGATTGGTGGATATCCTAAAGGAAGAGTAGTTGAAATATTTGGCCCTGAGTCATCTGGTAAAACTACGCTTGCTTTACATGCAATAGCAGAAGCACAAAAACAACAAGGTATTGCAGCATTTATAGACGCTGAACATTCACTTGATTTAAACTATGCTAAAAAAATAGGAGTAGATATTAATAACTTACTTGTTAGTCAACCATCATATGGTGAAGAAGCACTAGATATATTAGAGACATTGGTAAAATCAAATTCAGTAAATCTAGTAGTTGTTGATTCGGTTGCGGCTTTAGTTCCTAAAAGTGAATTAGAAGGTGAAATGTCTGATCAGTCTATAGGATTACAAGCAAGAATGATGTCAAAAGCATTAAGAAAATTAAATGGTGCTATTTCAAAGTCTAAAACAACAGTTATTTTTATTAATCAATTAAGAGAAAAAATTGGAATAATGTTTGGTAATCCAGAAACAACTACTGGTGGAAGAGCATTAAAATTCTTTTCAACTTTAAGAGTAGAAGTTAGAAAGGGCGAATCATTAATTGAAAATGGTGTAGTAGTTGCTAATAAAGTGAAAGTTAAAATTGTTAAAAATAAAGTAGCAGCACCATTCAAACAAACATTGATTACTATAGGATACGACAAAGGAATAGAACGCACTAATGAAATAATTGAATTAGCAACTCTTTATAATATTTTAGATAAATCAGGTGTTTGATATTCTTATGAAAAAGAAAAAATTGGTCAAGGTAAAAACGCTGTTAAAGAATGATTAAGTAAAAATCCAGAAAAAGCAATTAAAATTGAAACTGAATTAAAAGAGTATATTGAAAAAGCATAA
- the rny gene encoding ribonuclease Y: MVTIIGLIIVSVAFVVTLCSLLYILTSKSQKVLNAKKIKEAKIERKKILSDTYREINEQKKLFEDKLQFEKNKLEIAKQNIENESNLLIKERAIIDKQQETLDLKSIDLDKRINDYSDKREELIKRLEVISNMTSFEAKAELMKNVESKIQYEIVSRIKQAENLAHSRAKELSNSIILSAMERFKTDIVNEKTTNLVKLPNDDIKGWIIGKDGRNLKTFEQLAGVEIIIDDTPEVVTISSFNPIRREIATKTLEKLLIDKRIQPIKIEKELKNQEILIDQTILEIGFQVMDELGIHDMDKELVKLVGKLKYRTSYGQNVLLHSVEVAKIASSIASELGLNAKQALRAGLLHDIGKAIDFEKTGSHVFLGVEAAKKYGEEDVIINSIEAHHEDVAKESEIAVIVAIADAISASKPGARNNSIEDFIIRMKEIEKIGNKIPGISKTYAFQAGRQIRVIVDPVTTDDKDLARILETLKNDLKNSVIIPGEITITAIREKREILVFN, translated from the coding sequence ATGGTAACTATTATAGGACTGATAATTGTTTCAGTAGCCTTTGTAGTAACACTATGCTCATTGCTTTATATATTGACTTCTAAATCACAAAAAGTCTTAAATGCAAAAAAGATTAAAGAAGCTAAAATTGAAAGAAAAAAAATTCTCTCAGATACATATAGAGAAATAAATGAACAAAAAAAGTTATTTGAAGATAAACTTCAATTTGAAAAAAATAAATTAGAGATAGCTAAACAAAATATTGAAAATGAAAGTAACTTATTAATTAAAGAAAGAGCCATTATTGATAAGCAACAAGAAACTCTTGATCTTAAAAGTATAGACTTAGATAAAAGAATAAATGATTATTCTGATAAAAGAGAAGAACTTATTAAAAGATTAGAAGTTATAAGTAATATGACAAGTTTTGAAGCTAAAGCAGAGTTAATGAAAAATGTTGAATCAAAAATTCAATATGAAATCGTGAGTCGAATAAAACAAGCAGAAAATTTAGCTCACTCAAGGGCTAAAGAGTTGTCAAATAGTATTATATTATCTGCAATGGAAAGATTTAAAACTGATATTGTTAATGAAAAAACAACAAATTTAGTAAAGCTTCCAAATGATGATATTAAAGGTTGAATTATTGGTAAAGACGGTAGAAACCTTAAAACCTTTGAACAATTAGCTGGAGTTGAAATAATTATTGATGATACACCTGAAGTTGTTACAATTTCTTCATTCAATCCAATTAGAAGAGAAATCGCAACTAAAACTTTAGAAAAACTGTTAATTGATAAAAGAATTCAACCAATAAAAATTGAAAAAGAATTAAAAAATCAAGAAATATTAATTGATCAAACAATTTTAGAAATAGGTTTTCAAGTAATGGACGAACTGGGTATTCATGATATGGATAAAGAGTTAGTTAAATTAGTAGGTAAACTTAAATATAGAACTAGTTATGGTCAAAATGTTTTACTGCATTCTGTTGAAGTTGCAAAAATTGCATCAAGTATTGCATCTGAACTCGGGTTAAATGCTAAACAAGCATTACGTGCGGGACTATTACATGATATTGGTAAAGCAATAGATTTTGAAAAAACAGGAAGTCATGTATTTTTAGGCGTTGAAGCAGCAAAAAAATATGGCGAAGAAGATGTAATTATTAATTCAATAGAAGCTCACCATGAAGATGTAGCTAAAGAAAGTGAAATAGCTGTTATTGTAGCTATTGCTGATGCTATTAGTGCTTCAAAACCTGGAGCTAGAAATAATTCAATTGAAGATTTCATTATAAGAATGAAGGAAATTGAAAAAATTGGTAATAAGATTCCAGGTATATCAAAAACTTATGCTTTCCAAGCAGGAAGACAAATCAGAGTTATTGTTGATCCGGTAACAACTGATGATAAAGATCTTGCACGAATATTAGAAACTCTAAAAAATGACTTAAAAAATAGTGTTATTATTCCAGGAGAAATAACAATTACTGCAATAAGAGAAAAAAGAGAAATCTTGGTATTTAACTAA
- a CDS encoding Gfo/Idh/MocA family protein produces the protein MKFATIGTGWIVKEFLDAAKEFAELEYTICYSRKYETAAKFLSEINYINTKIITDLNELAKSDCDFVYVASPNGLHYEQAKLLLNSYKNVILEKPATFKTAEIMELKDLANKNKVILMEATKSVHIDEIAILEDFIKNNNVNSAVFNLNQYSSRMRDVKNEVFNSVFDFNLGKGSSFDLNVYPVELAIKLFGKVKDVKAANLRLKNKVGILNHSILVHNNGIITSITCSKNNSQSINSQIFAEDKNIEIKNITSIDEFTINNSILRVAPLNIKISKSNTMWYEIKDFLNLIINNDFEKMNYWLDITIETIRVLEIIENIN, from the coding sequence ATGAAATTTGCAACAATTGGAACAGGATGAATAGTTAAAGAATTTTTAGATGCAGCAAAGGAGTTTGCTGAACTTGAATATACTATCTGCTATAGTAGAAAATATGAAACAGCAGCTAAGTTTTTAAGTGAAATAAATTATATTAATACAAAAATCATTACTGATTTAAACGAACTTGCAAAATCTGATTGTGATTTTGTTTATGTAGCTTCGCCAAATGGTTTACATTATGAACAAGCTAAACTTTTATTAAATAGTTATAAAAATGTTATTTTAGAAAAACCTGCAACTTTTAAGACTGCAGAAATTATGGAATTAAAAGATTTAGCAAATAAAAATAAAGTCATACTAATGGAGGCAACAAAGTCAGTTCACATTGATGAAATAGCAATATTAGAAGATTTTATTAAAAATAATAATGTTAATTCAGCGGTTTTTAATTTAAATCAATATTCAAGCAGAATGAGAGATGTTAAAAATGAAGTATTTAATTCGGTTTTTGATTTTAATTTAGGTAAAGGTTCTTCATTTGATCTAAATGTATATCCTGTTGAACTAGCAATAAAACTATTTGGAAAAGTCAAAGATGTTAAAGCAGCAAATCTTAGATTAAAAAATAAAGTTGGAATTTTAAATCACTCAATTTTAGTTCACAATAATGGAATAATAACTTCAATAACATGTTCAAAAAATAATTCTCAATCAATAAATTCGCAAATATTTGCTGAAGATAAAAACATTGAAATTAAAAATATTACTTCGATTGATGAATTTACAATTAATAATTCTATTTTAAGAGTTGCACCTCTCAATATTAAAATTTCTAAGAGTAATACAATGTGATATGAGATAAAAGATTTTCTTAATTTAATAATTAATAATGATTTTGAAAAAATGAATTATTGACTTGATATAACAATCGAAACAATAAGAGTTCTTGAAATTATTGAAAACATTAACTAG
- the rnr gene encoding ribonuclease R, giving the protein MNKEIILQIVKENNETISINSLASKLNYFDFPILEKVLNELNEENAIALTTEKNVYLLGGTYKKGNLRMNPKGFGFVNDILQPEEEAYFVPPVSLNGCFDSDEVIFKVIKDQDKTRAEIVELCLRVKEFLIGEIVRSYDGKFLDFIPSDQSFTGFRIRILNKQEFPIQEYQIVKAKIISVKERLMFVRLKKVIGDARKASDRILSIAEEFEIRTEFEKATLKEAERVNIPVEKEVDEINKRMKHSLLDKMVVTIDGIDSKDLDDAICVEKLDNGEFKLYVAIADVSHYVKPKTPLDKEALIRGNSTYLANRVLPMLPKILSDNLCSLNPNTKKFALACEMKFDKNGIMISKEIYETIMISKVRLNYNEVNEYIANKTWNHCDESKTMINQAIELFKLIEQVKIKRGTITFDVREPKVIMDENSNVIEIKARQTGESEKLIEQFMVSANEAVAEIVYEMELPFIYRNHDKPDEEDLITWYQSLKSFGIDPKLTPAEMLDPLNINKTLKRISEQTKDPIEEELLNLSLLRYMAKAKYELENIGHFGLSSQCYTHFTSPIRRYSDLIVHRYLKQYVINKNYDKKALEINEAFIKKASVIINETETTSVDCEREVVKACTVEYMSDKIGNIYEGTISVALKFGIFVQLDNMVEGLVHISNLEPNIVYDETNKILIKHDNTFYRMGQKVKIKVISADIRKRKIDFILVK; this is encoded by the coding sequence ATGAATAAAGAAATAATATTACAAATAGTAAAAGAAAATAATGAGACCATATCAATAAACAGTTTAGCTTCAAAGCTAAACTATTTTGATTTTCCTATATTAGAAAAAGTGTTAAATGAATTAAATGAAGAAAATGCAATAGCGCTTACAACTGAAAAAAATGTTTATTTATTAGGAGGAACTTACAAAAAAGGGAATTTAAGAATGAATCCAAAGGGTTTTGGATTTGTTAATGACATATTACAGCCAGAAGAAGAAGCTTATTTTGTACCACCAGTTAGTTTAAATGGGTGCTTTGATAGTGATGAAGTTATATTTAAAGTTATTAAAGATCAAGATAAAACAAGAGCTGAAATCGTAGAATTATGCTTGAGAGTTAAAGAATTTTTAATTGGTGAAATAGTTAGAAGTTATGATGGCAAGTTTTTAGACTTTATACCTAGTGATCAATCATTTACAGGATTTAGAATTAGAATTTTAAATAAACAAGAATTTCCTATCCAAGAATATCAAATAGTTAAAGCAAAAATAATTTCAGTTAAAGAAAGATTAATGTTTGTTAGGCTAAAAAAAGTTATTGGTGATGCTAGAAAAGCTAGCGATAGAATTTTATCAATTGCAGAGGAATTTGAAATTAGAACTGAGTTTGAAAAAGCAACTTTAAAAGAAGCAGAAAGAGTTAACATTCCTGTTGAAAAAGAAGTTGATGAAATTAATAAAAGAATGAAACATTCTTTACTTGATAAAATGGTTGTTACAATTGATGGGATTGATTCAAAGGATTTGGATGATGCAATATGTGTTGAAAAATTAGATAATGGTGAGTTTAAATTATATGTAGCTATCGCTGATGTAAGCCATTATGTAAAACCAAAAACACCACTAGATAAAGAAGCATTAATAAGAGGAAATTCTACGTACTTAGCAAATAGAGTTTTACCGATGTTACCAAAAATTTTAAGTGATAATTTATGTTCATTAAATCCTAATACTAAAAAATTTGCATTAGCATGTGAAATGAAATTTGATAAAAATGGAATTATGATTAGTAAAGAGATTTATGAAACAATTATGATCTCAAAAGTAAGATTGAATTATAATGAAGTTAATGAATATATCGCAAACAAAACTTGAAACCATTGTGATGAATCAAAAACAATGATTAATCAAGCTATTGAATTATTTAAATTAATTGAACAGGTTAAAATAAAGCGTGGAACTATTACATTTGATGTACGTGAACCAAAAGTTATAATGGATGAAAATAGTAATGTTATTGAAATTAAGGCAAGACAAACAGGTGAATCTGAAAAATTAATTGAACAATTTATGGTTAGTGCAAATGAAGCAGTTGCTGAAATAGTTTATGAAATGGAATTGCCATTTATTTATAGAAATCATGATAAACCCGATGAAGAAGATTTAATTACTTGATATCAATCACTTAAATCATTCGGAATTGACCCTAAATTAACTCCAGCAGAAATGCTTGATCCTTTAAATATCAATAAGACATTAAAACGCATTAGCGAACAAACAAAAGATCCTATCGAAGAAGAGTTATTGAACTTATCACTTCTAAGATATATGGCTAAAGCTAAATATGAGTTAGAAAATATTGGTCATTTTGGATTGTCAAGTCAATGCTATACACACTTTACTTCTCCGATCAGAAGGTATAGCGACTTAATTGTCCATCGATACTTAAAACAATATGTAATTAATAAAAATTATGATAAAAAAGCATTGGAAATAAATGAAGCATTTATTAAGAAAGCATCAGTTATTATTAACGAAACTGAAACAACTAGTGTTGATTGTGAGCGCGAAGTTGTTAAAGCATGTACAGTTGAGTACATGAGTGATAAAATCGGTAATATATATGAAGGAACAATATCGGTAGCTTTAAAATTTGGTATTTTTGTACAACTAGATAATATGGTTGAAGGTTTAGTCCATATTTCAAATCTAGAACCAAACATAGTTTATGATGAAACAAATAAAATTTTAATTAAGCATGATAATACATTCTACAGAATGGGCCAAAAAGTTAAAATTAAAGTTATAAGTGCTGATATAAGAAAAAGAAAAATTGACTTTATTTTAGTTAAATAA
- the smpB gene encoding SsrA-binding protein SmpB, translating to MGEHVIAINKKARFNYEILETWEAGIELYGPEIKSIRNHEANIAEAFILIRKKEAFLINANIKKYDYANFVKGIDPLRTRKLLLHKREINKILKRVMLEKLTIVPLKLYLKGNYAKLEIGLGRGKKMHDKRETIKKRDSERKEMRKYKY from the coding sequence ATGGGCGAGCATGTTATTGCAATAAATAAAAAAGCTAGATTTAATTATGAAATACTTGAAACTTGAGAAGCAGGAATCGAACTTTATGGTCCTGAAATCAAATCAATTAGAAACCATGAGGCAAATATTGCTGAGGCTTTTATTCTTATAAGAAAAAAGGAAGCCTTTTTAATAAATGCAAACATTAAAAAATACGATTATGCAAATTTTGTGAAGGGTATTGATCCTTTAAGAACAAGGAAATTATTATTACATAAAAGAGAAATAAATAAAATTTTAAAAAGAGTAATGTTAGAAAAATTAACTATAGTGCCTTTAAAACTTTATTTAAAAGGTAACTATGCTAAATTGGAAATTGGTCTTGGGCGTGGTAAAAAAATGCACGATAAGCGAGAAACAATTAAAAAAAGAGATAGTGAAAGAAAAGAAATGCGTAAATATAAGTATTAG
- a CDS encoding PTS transporter subunit EIIC has translation MKSFSSIEWKGSAKNSWEMFKKGCGNIMPTLSKLSKAFLLPIALLPIAGVFLGVGSAIASNSSADSFGYFFGTLLNKMGDVCFGNLPVLFCISVALAYTKDSGIAAITAVVGFLVMNGMQAALLHTQTLSINESNLWVQTGIENGKPVWEHFTAIKDGKIDWSASNIHLENIMAWGIGSSADNLQMVNSKFELIDGAGSVYYTLLWINKIPNGLITSNIGINSLNTGVFAGIFVGAIAAKCYNKYHQTQLPSAISFFSGTKLVPIVTFVAVIPLSFIFMFIWPYIGMGLAAFGQASGKLPGGLDSFIYEVAERSLVPFGLHHVFYAPLWWTNAGGSIAEAFNSATDAQKNAFVEIWNKNHNASALGLTNADFESIRALISRDYTDLWQSMGDQTMAYKVIANTKVLNFTDLEALGLNIGRFQSGKFGFMLLGLPMAGLAMWLNVPKENRKEVMGIYFSAAFTCFLTGITEPIEYTFLFLAPWLFYGVHMPLAAISFLFAGLFKTHVSMTVSGGFIDYIVFGVIPYFGSKAMSAKSAFAILGVSAAMAPAYFFAFYFAVKYGNVMVPGRDGSSNVQLATKADYKASKGLNVDGSKIEDGKTSKASAKDAVEEARIQKATKIIEFLGGEANIVDVDACASRLRLTVKDGSLVDKDGIISLGGATGALIRGTNVQVVYGGEQEAIKPRMIKILDEQRKAKK, from the coding sequence ATGAAAAGTTTTTCTTCTATTGAATGAAAAGGTAGCGCTAAAAACTCTTGAGAAATGTTCAAAAAGGGTTGTGGAAACATTATGCCTACACTTTCAAAATTAAGTAAGGCTTTCCTTTTACCTATTGCATTGCTTCCTATTGCGGGAGTATTCTTAGGTGTGGGGTCAGCTATTGCTTCAAATTCAAGTGCGGATAGCTTTGGTTACTTCTTTGGTACATTACTAAATAAAATGGGTGATGTATGTTTTGGAAATTTACCAGTGCTATTCTGTATATCAGTTGCCCTTGCTTATACTAAAGACTCAGGAATTGCAGCTATCACAGCTGTTGTAGGTTTCTTGGTTATGAACGGTATGCAAGCAGCTTTATTACACACACAAACTTTATCAATTAATGAAAGTAATTTATGAGTTCAAACAGGTATTGAAAATGGAAAACCAGTTTGAGAACATTTTACAGCTATAAAAGATGGAAAAATTGATTGAAGTGCATCAAATATACACTTGGAAAATATTATGGCTTGAGGAATTGGTTCAAGTGCTGATAATTTACAAATGGTTAATTCAAAATTTGAATTAATTGATGGAGCAGGATCAGTTTACTATACTTTATTATGAATTAACAAAATTCCTAATGGATTGATTACATCAAATATAGGAATTAATTCACTAAATACAGGTGTATTCGCTGGAATTTTTGTTGGTGCTATTGCAGCTAAATGTTACAATAAATATCACCAAACTCAATTACCATCAGCAATTAGTTTCTTTAGTGGAACAAAATTAGTTCCTATTGTAACATTTGTTGCTGTTATACCTTTATCATTTATATTTATGTTTATTTGACCATACATTGGTATGGGATTAGCTGCATTTGGACAAGCATCAGGTAAATTGCCTGGTGGATTGGACTCATTTATTTATGAAGTTGCAGAACGTTCATTAGTACCATTTGGTCTACACCACGTTTTCTATGCACCATTATGATGAACAAATGCTGGTGGTTCAATTGCTGAAGCATTTAATTCAGCAACTGATGCTCAAAAAAATGCTTTTGTGGAAATTTGAAATAAAAACCATAATGCATCAGCATTAGGTTTAACAAATGCAGATTTTGAATCAATTAGAGCATTAATATCACGTGATTACACTGATTTATGACAATCAATGGGTGATCAAACTATGGCTTACAAAGTTATTGCTAATACAAAAGTATTAAACTTTACAGATTTAGAAGCTTTAGGATTAAATATTGGTAGATTCCAATCAGGTAAATTCGGATTTATGTTATTGGGATTACCAATGGCTGGATTAGCTATGTGATTAAACGTACCTAAAGAAAACAGAAAAGAAGTTATGGGAATTTACTTCTCAGCAGCCTTTACTTGTTTCTTAACAGGTATTACAGAACCAATCGAATATACATTCTTATTCTTAGCACCTTGATTATTCTATGGTGTACATATGCCTTTAGCAGCTATTTCATTCTTATTTGCTGGGTTATTCAAAACTCACGTATCAATGACTGTTTCTGGAGGATTTATTGATTACATCGTATTCGGAGTTATCCCTTACTTTGGATCAAAAGCAATGTCAGCTAAATCAGCATTTGCAATATTAGGAGTTTCAGCCGCAATGGCACCTGCTTACTTCTTCGCATTCTACTTTGCAGTAAAATACGGAAATGTTATGGTACCGGGTCGTGATGGAAGTTCAAATGTTCAATTAGCAACAAAAGCTGATTATAAAGCATCAAAAGGATTAAATGTTGATGGAAGCAAAATTGAAGACGGAAAAACTTCAAAAGCATCTGCTAAAGACGCTGTTGAAGAAGCAAGAATTCAAAAAGCTACAAAAATCATTGAATTCTTAGGTGGAGAAGCAAACATTGTTGACGTTGATGCATGTGCTAGTCGTTTACGTTTAACTGTTAAAGACGGATCTTTAGTTGATAAAGATGGAATTATTTCTTTAGGTGGAGCTACTGGAGCTCTAATTAGAGGAACAAACGTACAAGTTGTTTATGGTGGTGAACAAGAAGCTATCAAACCTCGTATGATTAAAATCTTAGATGAACAAAGAAAAGCAAAAAAATAA
- a CDS encoding serine hydrolase domain-containing protein — translation MNWNNTQIKLKEFINNNLFNGLVIKITKDNEDIYFENFGYSDKENEIKIQKDNIFALYSMTKPITVVACLLLIQRNQLSLEEPIKKFYSDFNEKIKIKHLLNMTSGLTYFWNNSDSGKEIKNAFDLVENENITLQKFCEKVSKSKVISEPGTEWYYGVSLDIIGGIIEKVTNQPFNEFLEENIFSVLEMKDTTFYVKDLNRKTKVYDFKKTIDGNKLTANDNFHFLMPFTNNQPLAPLGGSGLFSTASDYAKFLNFLIDGKINGIQFLEKELLDLMRSDQLKEIKDSFRWTFNKDYSYGYGVRVRLKNDLHPLTEIGEFGWDGALGSAGLVDPKNNITMTFLSSSYPGNNKIVQTELFDAVYKDLRELNIIK, via the coding sequence ATGAATTGAAATAATACCCAGATAAAATTAAAGGAATTTATTAATAATAATTTATTTAATGGATTAGTTATTAAGATAACAAAAGATAATGAAGACATTTATTTTGAAAACTTTGGATATTCAGATAAGGAAAATGAAATTAAAATTCAAAAAGATAATATATTTGCTTTATATTCCATGACAAAACCTATAACTGTTGTAGCTTGTTTATTATTGATTCAAAGAAATCAATTATCACTTGAAGAACCAATAAAAAAATTTTATTCTGACTTTAATGAAAAAATTAAAATTAAGCATTTATTAAATATGACGTCAGGATTAACTTATTTTTGGAATAATTCTGATAGTGGAAAAGAAATTAAAAATGCTTTTGATTTAGTTGAAAATGAAAATATAACCTTACAAAAATTTTGTGAGAAAGTTAGCAAGTCAAAAGTTATATCAGAACCAGGAACTGAATGATATTATGGAGTATCTCTTGATATTATTGGTGGTATTATCGAAAAAGTAACAAATCAACCTTTTAATGAATTCCTTGAAGAAAATATATTTTCAGTATTAGAAATGAAAGATACGACATTTTATGTTAAAGATTTAAATCGTAAAACAAAAGTATATGACTTTAAAAAAACTATTGATGGTAATAAATTGACAGCAAATGATAATTTTCATTTTTTAATGCCCTTTACAAATAACCAACCATTAGCACCATTAGGCGGAAGTGGTTTATTCTCAACAGCTAGTGATTATGCAAAATTTTTAAATTTTTTAATTGATGGAAAAATCAATGGAATTCAATTCTTAGAAAAAGAACTACTTGATTTAATGAGAAGTGATCAACTAAAAGAAATAAAAGATTCATTTAGATGAACATTCAACAAAGACTATTCATATGGATACGGTGTTAGAGTTAGACTAAAAAATGATTTGCACCCTTTAACAGAAATTGGTGAGTTTGGTTGAGATGGTGCTTTAGGCAGTGCTGGACTTGTTGATCCAAAAAATAATATAACAATGACTTTTTTAAGTTCTAGCTATCCTGGTAATAATAAAATTGTTCAAACAGAGTTATTTGATGCAGTGTATAAAGACTTGAGAGAACTTAATATAATAAAATAA